Proteins encoded together in one Streptomyces rubradiris window:
- a CDS encoding LysR family transcriptional regulator, with protein sequence MRLSQLRVLLAVAEHGGFTAAAERMGISQPAVSRAVASLESELGARLVVRGRDGVRLTEPGRRAVTHAREAVRHFDLVRTEVTAATGAVTGELRPASLPTATGALLTPRIAEFTDRHPRVRVRLLEGFDRDVRAWLERGAVEAGVVTLPAPGLDVVELGSDEMVALLPAGHPLADTPAVPVPALAKEPFILSTGGCRPLIRHAARQAGIELDVAFEAAELSAIATMVGSGLGVSIAPALGRGAWQNTKGAVVARPLHPPLRRTLALAFSPAGAEVGDLSPAARAFRRLVRDHAEPGPARPAPV encoded by the coding sequence ATGCGTCTCTCACAGCTGCGCGTCCTGCTGGCCGTGGCGGAGCACGGCGGCTTCACCGCGGCGGCGGAGCGGATGGGGATCTCCCAGCCCGCGGTCAGCCGTGCGGTCGCCTCCCTGGAGAGTGAACTCGGGGCCCGGCTGGTCGTCCGGGGCCGTGACGGCGTCCGGCTCACCGAACCCGGTCGGCGCGCGGTCACGCACGCGCGCGAGGCGGTGCGCCACTTCGACCTGGTGCGCACCGAAGTGACGGCGGCCACCGGCGCGGTGACGGGCGAGCTGCGGCCGGCCTCGCTGCCTACCGCCACCGGCGCCCTGCTGACGCCCCGGATCGCGGAGTTCACCGACCGCCACCCTAGGGTGCGGGTCCGGCTGCTGGAGGGTTTCGACCGGGACGTACGGGCCTGGCTGGAGCGGGGGGCCGTCGAGGCCGGGGTGGTGACACTGCCGGCCCCGGGGCTGGACGTGGTGGAACTGGGCTCGGACGAGATGGTGGCGCTGCTCCCGGCGGGCCATCCCCTGGCGGACACTCCGGCCGTACCGGTGCCGGCCCTGGCGAAGGAGCCGTTCATCCTCTCCACCGGCGGCTGCCGGCCCCTGATCCGGCACGCGGCCCGGCAGGCGGGGATCGAACTCGACGTCGCGTTCGAGGCGGCCGAACTGTCGGCGATCGCCACGATGGTGGGCAGCGGACTCGGCGTCAGCATCGCGCCGGCGCTCGGCAGGGGGGCGTGGCAGAACACCAAGGGCGCCGTCGTGGCCCGGCCGCTGCACCCTCCTCTGCGCCGGACGCTGGCGCTGGCCTTCTCCCCCGCCGGCGCGGAGGTCGGGGACCTCTCCCCGGCGGCGCGGGCGTTCCGGCGCCTGGTACGGGACCACGCGGAACCGGGACCGGCCAGGCCGGCCCCGGTGTAA
- a CDS encoding spore photoproduct lyase family protein produces MTYPSADPGDDGPDALFGLDALDAATRTPGRGGTGPGRGPDDRPPFRESAAARRLLPVRTVYAEPAAASSARGRQILARFPDAKLIEVDSHWRIPGLHGNEGNVERWVRVKGETLVLGERKTLVTRPNGRSADWIAPGLSNGCAMACAYCYVPRRKGYANPVTVFTNIDAVIAHLARHIARQGRKPEPNQCDESAWVYDIGENGDCSVDALISDNTADLVRAFRGWPTAKASFATKFVNPDLLALDPRGRTRIRFSVMPAADSRLLDLRTSPVGDRIAAAADFLDAGYEVHFNLSPVVLRPGWEEAWSEVLRQLDDVLPGRVKRQAAAEVILLTHNRDLHQVNLGWHPRAEDLLWRPELQQDKRSQNGALNVRYNDQVKARAVRTLRGLVAAHAPWLRIRYAF; encoded by the coding sequence ATGACGTACCCCTCCGCAGACCCCGGCGACGACGGCCCCGACGCCTTGTTCGGCCTCGACGCGCTGGACGCCGCCACGCGCACACCCGGGCGCGGCGGCACGGGCCCCGGGCGCGGCCCGGACGACCGGCCGCCGTTCCGCGAGTCCGCCGCGGCCCGTCGTCTGCTGCCCGTCCGGACGGTCTACGCGGAACCGGCCGCCGCGTCCTCCGCGCGCGGCCGCCAGATCCTCGCCCGCTTCCCGGACGCGAAGCTGATCGAGGTGGACTCCCACTGGCGCATCCCGGGGCTGCACGGCAACGAGGGCAATGTCGAGCGCTGGGTGCGGGTGAAGGGGGAGACACTGGTCCTGGGCGAGCGGAAGACGCTGGTCACCCGGCCCAACGGACGGTCCGCCGACTGGATCGCCCCCGGCCTCTCCAACGGGTGCGCGATGGCCTGCGCCTACTGCTACGTCCCGCGCCGCAAGGGGTACGCCAACCCCGTCACCGTCTTCACCAACATCGACGCCGTCATCGCCCACCTGGCCCGGCACATCGCCCGTCAGGGACGCAAGCCGGAGCCCAACCAGTGCGACGAGTCGGCCTGGGTCTACGACATCGGGGAGAACGGCGACTGCTCGGTGGACGCGCTGATCAGCGACAACACCGCGGACCTGGTGCGCGCCTTCCGCGGCTGGCCCACCGCGAAGGCGTCCTTCGCCACCAAGTTCGTCAACCCGGACCTGCTGGCGCTCGACCCCCGGGGCCGCACCCGGATCCGCTTCTCCGTGATGCCCGCGGCGGACTCGCGGCTGCTGGACCTACGGACATCGCCGGTCGGCGACCGGATCGCCGCCGCTGCGGATTTCCTGGACGCCGGATACGAGGTCCACTTCAACCTCTCCCCCGTGGTGCTGCGCCCCGGCTGGGAAGAAGCCTGGAGCGAGGTGCTCCGGCAGCTGGACGACGTCCTGCCCGGCCGGGTCAAACGGCAGGCCGCCGCCGAGGTGATCCTGCTCACCCACAACCGGGACCTGCACCAGGTCAACCTGGGCTGGCACCCCCGGGCCGAGGACCTGCTCTGGCGCCCGGAGCTGCAACAGGACAAGCGCTCGCAGAACGGCGCGCTGAACGTCCGCTACAACGACCAGGTCAAGGCACGGGCCGTACGCACCCTGCGCGGCCTGGTCGCGGCCCACGCGCCCTGGCTGCGCATCCGGTACGCCTTCTGA